One endosymbiont 'TC1' of Trimyema compressum genomic window, AACTCTGAGTAGTTAATTAAGTAAATACCAGAAATAAAGCCAATAAGTGTGACTATAAAGTCTTCAATTTCAATTTTCTCACCAAATGGTCGCAAAAAGCTTCTGAGGAAACTTCTTAAGGCAACTGCTAAAACAGACATAATAATAATTAAAAGCATATAGATACCATAATTAAAGTTTGCTCGTTGGTTAATATTGAAAAAGATTATGCCGTAAATTAAAACCGTTGTTCCTGAGACAATAGAAAAATCATACTTGAGAAATTTAAAGCCAATGTTTTAGCTAAAGAATCACGACCTAATTCAAAGCGTTTAAATTGGCTTGAATCAGAATATTTTTTCAGTCTCGTATAGGCCGGCCAGCTGCAATAAATGGGGCCAGTAAACTCATACCAATAATCACATGATCAATACCAGAAACACTTTTTTGTTTTTTCCCATTAGTAATTTCGGTCCGTTCTATTGTGTCGTTTATTGGGTAAATATTAAGTTCATTTAAGGTAAATGAATCTTCTAAGCTATGAAGATAAAACTGTAATAAATCTGGTTTTGAGCTGGAATGAATTTCAAAAGTATCTCCAGCTATTACGTAACCAGTTAATTTATTGTCATTAAATGCTTGAATAGCTTCTTCCTTACTCTTATAAGTTGTAAAGTTAAAATTATCAGAGTCACCAAAGGACAAGAAGTAAGGGGTTTTTATTGTTTCTTTTTCTACATAGACAGCATAGCTATAGGTATTGTTAGAATATGTTTTAGGAATATCTTCAATGGAATTATACATTAATCCTAAACCTGTAGCCATTAAAATGGCAAAACCAATGCCTCAAAACCAACCCTCTTTTGATTTTAATAGGAGCTTGAAAAATAGCTGTATGTAGACTAATAAGTTAGTCACGGAGGCGGTTTTCTGTTAATTGAATAAATATGTGCTGAAGATTTTTTGCTTCCGTTTGGAAGTTTGTATAACTAATGTTATTTTCATTTAAGAGGGAGAGAATGCCTTCAACTTGAATATCTTTATTGACACCTAACTTTATTTTGCTATGGTCAAAATTAATATCTATAATGCCATCAAAGCTACTGAGAGCTTCTGTTATTTTTTCAGGCTCATCATAACTAAAAAAGCTAACGGTTAAGGAAGCACTAATCCTATCAAGGAGTTGTTCTTTAGTACCATAAGCAATTATTTTCCCTTGGTCCATAATAGCAATTTTATTAAAAAGCAATTCAACTTCTTCCATGTAGTGGGAAGTATATATTATGGCAGTACCATTTTTATTTAAATCTTTAACAATACTCATAATATTGTTTCTTGATTGTGGGTCAATAGCTACTGTTGGTTCATCTAAAAAAAGAATTTTTGGTTTATGAACAATGCCACAAGCAATATTTACACGAACTCTTAAACCTGTTGAGAGTTTTGATGTTCTTACTTTAGTTTTTTTCATCAAGACCAAGTAGGTGAATAACATTTAAGGTAGCTTTTTTGCTGCTTCTTTTGCCATGCCATTTAATCTTGCAAAATAATAGATATTATCATAAACAGATAATTCAGTAAAAATGGCAATTTCCTGAGGCACAATACCTATGGAATGTCTTTCATCACGTGTTAACTTATTAAGAGGTTTTCCCAAAAAAGTAATCTCGCCACTTTCATAGGCAATAGAGCCAATCATAGCAGAGATTGCAGTTGTTTTTCCTGTTCCGTTAGGTCCTAGAAAACCAAGTATTTCCCCTTCCTTAACTTCTAGATTTAGTTTATCTAAAACTTTTAGATGACCATAGTTTTTGTTTAAATTCTTTACTTCAATTACATTCATTTTTTCACCTCTCCTAAAGTATAGACTAGAAGGCTATATTACAGAAGTGAGGTGAAGCTAAAATTCAGATGACATTTGTCATAATAGCAAAAGCTGAGTTCTATCTCTCATTGCAGTCTTATCTAAGAGCTGGCTGACAGTATTTCTAACCGTACCATTATTGAGATATAAAGCATCAGCAATTTCTTGATTTGAAAGGCCCTCTGCAAGTAGTTTAATGACTTCATCTTCTTTTGGTGTTAAATTGAGAAAATCTTTTTTTACATAGAGTTTTTCTCGAATACTAGCTAACACTTCTTTTTCAATAATCACCTTATTATCTAAAACAACATTTAAAGCATTGGTGATAGAAGCAGAACCTGAGGATTTAAGTAAGTAGCCATCAGCACCATATTTTAATGCTGTAATAATATTTTGATCATCATCAAAAGTGGTTAGCATAACTACTTTTGGTTTTGTATCTATTTCTTTAATTTTTCTTAATAATTCTATGCCATTATCAGTTCCTAGACGAATATCTAAAAGTGTTAAATCAAGAGAATAGTTTTTAAGGTGGCTTAATGCTTCATTGGCATTTTTACCAGAAGCAACTACCTTAAAATTTGAGTCTTTTTCTATAAGCATAGACAATAGTTCTACAATTATTTGATCATCATCAATAATCATTATTTCGCTGGCTATAGGAATCAATCCTTTCGATAGATATTTTGAAACCATCATAGTTTCGAATGGTTATTTTAGCATTGTGAATCGTAAATCGGTTACGGATGCCCTGTAATCCCATTCCTTCTTTATAGGCTTTGTTTATAGTGCCATTATCAAAAAGAATAAAATTAAGGAAATTATTTTCTTCATATAGCAAAATAGTGAGTTTATTACCATTTGAATGTTTTTTATATTGGTTTTAAATTCCTTAATCGTCTGAATTATTTTTGTTTGCACACTTTTTGTAAGTTTAGAAAATAGGAGATAGCTACTAAAAATAACTTCAATTTGTTTATTTTTAGAGTCAACAAATTCTTTTAGTAAAGCTAAGTTAGTTAAATTATCCTTTGTATTATAAATACTGGACCTAATTTCTTTATGAATATCTTTTAAGGTTGCATCTAATTTTAAAAGAATATCTTCATTGTATTCTGCTTTTAGAAAATCTACATAAAAAATAGAACGTGTAAGAATATGACCTACATTATCATGAAGTGTTTGAATCATTCTACTTCTTTCTTTTTCAGATAATTCAAGAACTGTTTTTCTTATAAATTATAGTATTGATTAAGAAGCGCTTTGTATTGCGCTACTTCCTCTTGAGATTTTTTGTTCATTAATAAGTTTTTGACGTACCTGTTCAATATAGAGGATAAGAAGGAGTACAATTACTACAGCTATTTGAATAAGATTTGTATTAATTAAAATAATAGCATAGAGGGTTAAAATAGGCCAGTACTTTCTAAAACTACTTAAGAGGATTGGAAATAGGGGTAAATATAATTGTGGAATAAGGATTAGAAGTAGTATCCATTCCCCTTTTTCATTAATTAAGAGAAAAGGTATAGCGCCTATTACCGATGCCAACAAGTAGAAATTGTTTATTTCTGGTCCTAATAAAACAATATTAATATAAGTTAAGAGTAAAGTCCCTATTTTATAAAGAAGAGGAATAAAATCCTCTTCTTTATAATGCATTAATGGCAGTTGCATATTCTTTAGACTTTTCTGCTCCCTCTTTTAGCAGCTTAGTCCCTTCAATTTGTTTATCAATGTTATTTTCTTTTTTACCTTCAAAATATTTGTTAGTGCCATTCTTCAATAAACTCATTGATTTCTTTACGAGATTATCAACTTTATTAAATTTTTCTTCAGGAACTTTAAGATTTAAAGCTCTGTCTGCATTATTATTGATTTTTTTAACAATTGCTTCCATGTCAGCAAACCATTTTTCATCTACAGGTTTTTTCTTCTAATTTGTTTAAAGCTTGTATTTGCTGAGATAAATCTAAAGTAATTTCATTTATATCTGTAAAATATGCACTCTGTTCTTCACTATTACATCCAACACCTATAAAGAGTATCATTGGAATGAGTAAGAGAAATAGTAATTTATTCTTCATAAATACGCCTCCTTTAAATTACATAATTTCCTCTATATTATATCATATATACTAATATAAAAAAATAGGCCGGTTTTTCCTTTATTAGAGCCATTCTTCAATTGCTAAAAAGGACTAAAAAGGATACAATTAAGAAGTAATATTTAAAAAAATAAAGGTGGGATTAAGGTGATTTTAGTTTGTGGCGGGGCTGGCTATATTGGCAGTCACATGGTTCGTTATTTAAGAGAAAAAAACAAAGAAGTGCTAGTAGTGGATAATCTGCGAACAGGTCATAGGGAGTCTGTGCCAGAGGATGTACCTCTCTATGTTGGCGATGTTAGAGACATGTCATTTTTAAAACGAGTTTTTAGTAATAATCAGATAGATGGGGTTATTCATTTCTGTGCCCATTCATTAGTGGCAGAAAGCATGGAAGACCCTTTAAGATATTATGATAATAATGTAGGAGGAGCCATTAGCCTGCTTTCTGTCATGAGAGATTTTAAGGTGCCTAATATTATATTTTCTTCAACAGCAGCTACTTATGGGGAACCAAAGACAGTTCCTATAACTGAAGATTTAGAAACTGTACCGACTAATCCTTATGGAGAAACAAAATTAGCCATGGAAAAAATGTTTAAATGGGCTGATGTAGCCTATGGGATTCATTATGTAGCTTTACGCTATTTTAATGTAGCTGGTGCTTATAAAACAGGAAAAATAGGAGAGGATCATAATCCAGAAACCCATTTAATTCCTCTTTTGCTTCAAGTACCATTAGGTAAAAGAAAAGAAGCCTATATTTTTGGTACAGATTACCCTACATCAGATGGTACCTGTGTGAGAGACTATATTCATGTTATGGACAT contains:
- the galE gene encoding UDP-glucose 4-epimerase GalE, which codes for MILVCGGAGYIGSHMVRYLREKNKEVLVVDNLRTGHRESVPEDVPLYVGDVRDMSFLKRVFSNNQIDGVIHFCAHSLVAESMEDPLRYYDNNVGGAISLLSVMRDFKVPNIIFSSTAATYGEPKTVPITEDLETVPTNPYGETKLAMEKMFKWADVAYGIHYVALRYFNVAGAYKTGKIGEDHNPETHLIPLLLQVPLGKRKEAYIFGTDYPTSDGTCVRDYIHVMDIVDAHVKALDYLEKGNPSNTFNLGTGQGFSVKEIVDMTGQVTGKPLPTILKERRAGDPAVLVADNKKAKEMLGWEPKHSNIEKMIASAWLWHKNHSEGYYEQEEILCSFKWKRRQTENL
- a CDS encoding response regulator, with amino-acid sequence MMVSKYLSKGLIPIASEIMIIDDDQIIVELLSMLIEKDSNFKVVASGKNANEALSHLKNYSLDLTLLDIRLGTDNGIELLRKIKEIDTKPKVVMLTTFDDDQNIITALKYGADGYLLKSSGSASITNALNVVLDNKVIIEKEVLASIREKLYVKKDFLNLTPKEDEVIKLLAEGLSNQEIADALYLNNGTVRNTVSQLLDKTAMRDRTQLLLL